One Massilia sp. 9096 genomic window carries:
- the ggt gene encoding gamma-glutamyltransferase translates to MTTHVKPLLLAIALACPAAFAAPPVATGTGGAVATISEKASQSALAILNKGGNAIDATVAAAATLGVTDPFSCGIGGGGFMVIYLAKDKRVVTIDHRETAPNSFTPAVFQENGKPIDFDTAVASGASVGVPGTVRGWHEALERYGTMSFKQVLAPAIQVATKGYPVTPTLHGLMVENEKKFSLFGSTSQLYLKNGRALPVGTIVRNPDLAKAYRELATRGYKAFYEGPMAQAVVDAVNRPPLVAGASVRAGGMTLADLSNYEVRIRQPVHSTYRGYDLYGMAQPSSGGVTVAEALNILEGYDLKSMPRANAEHLYLEASRLAFADRNAFLGDPEYVDAPVDGILSKQFAAQRRSLINPNRAAPKIVPAGDAFLYENDQSFPLRPMQNQIMREGVHTTHLTVSDKEGNIVSYTFTIESWGGSGIVVPGYGFLLNNEMTDFDFSGPAPNIPEAGKRPRSSMAPTIAFKDGKPAFTIGSPGGATIITTVLQTIVNYLDFGMPMNEAIDAPRLSERNEAATEVEAGFTGSAQAKALEAFGHKWTVSPEEIGAANAIVFNPDGTVTAVSEGKRHGTGTALVQKKGY, encoded by the coding sequence ATGACCACCCACGTCAAACCCCTGCTGCTGGCGATCGCGCTGGCGTGCCCCGCCGCCTTCGCCGCGCCGCCGGTCGCCACCGGCACCGGCGGCGCCGTCGCCACCATCAGCGAAAAGGCCTCGCAATCGGCGCTCGCCATCCTCAACAAGGGCGGCAACGCCATCGACGCCACCGTGGCGGCGGCCGCGACGCTGGGCGTCACCGATCCGTTCAGCTGCGGCATCGGCGGCGGCGGCTTCATGGTGATCTACCTGGCCAAGGACAAGCGCGTGGTCACGATCGACCACCGCGAGACCGCGCCGAATTCGTTCACGCCGGCCGTGTTCCAGGAAAACGGCAAGCCGATCGACTTCGACACCGCGGTCGCCAGCGGCGCGTCGGTGGGCGTGCCGGGCACGGTGCGCGGCTGGCACGAGGCGCTCGAGCGCTACGGCACGATGTCGTTCAAGCAGGTGCTGGCGCCGGCCATTCAGGTCGCGACCAAGGGCTATCCGGTCACGCCGACGCTGCACGGCCTGATGGTCGAGAACGAAAAGAAGTTCAGCCTGTTCGGCAGCACCAGCCAGCTGTATCTCAAGAATGGCCGGGCGCTCCCGGTCGGGACGATCGTCAGGAATCCGGACCTGGCCAAGGCCTACCGCGAACTGGCCACGCGCGGCTACAAGGCGTTTTATGAAGGCCCGATGGCGCAGGCCGTGGTCGACGCGGTCAACCGCCCACCGCTGGTCGCGGGCGCCTCGGTGCGCGCCGGCGGCATGACGCTGGCCGACCTGTCCAACTACGAGGTGCGCATCCGCCAGCCGGTGCATTCGACCTACCGCGGCTACGATTTGTACGGCATGGCGCAGCCCAGCAGCGGCGGCGTGACGGTGGCAGAAGCGCTCAACATCCTCGAGGGCTACGACCTGAAGTCGATGCCGCGCGCGAATGCCGAGCACCTCTACCTGGAAGCCAGCCGCCTCGCTTTTGCCGACCGCAACGCCTTCCTCGGCGACCCGGAATACGTCGACGCGCCGGTCGACGGCATCCTGTCGAAGCAGTTCGCGGCCCAGCGCCGCTCGCTGATCAACCCGAACCGCGCCGCGCCCAAGATCGTCCCGGCCGGCGACGCCTTTTTATACGAGAACGACCAGAGCTTCCCGCTGCGCCCGATGCAGAACCAGATCATGCGCGAGGGCGTGCACACGACCCACCTGACGGTGTCGGACAAGGAAGGCAATATCGTGTCGTACACCTTCACCATCGAATCCTGGGGCGGCAGCGGGATCGTGGTGCCGGGCTACGGCTTCCTGCTGAATAACGAGATGACCGACTTCGACTTCAGCGGCCCGGCCCCCAACATTCCGGAAGCCGGCAAGCGCCCGCGCTCGTCGATGGCGCCGACCATCGCCTTCAAGGACGGCAAGCCGGCCTTCACCATCGGCAGCCCGGGCGGCGCGACCATCATCACGACCGTGCTGCAGACCATCGTCAACTACCTCGACTTCGGCATGCCGATGAACGAGGCGATCGACGCGCCGCGCCTGTCCGAGCGCAACGAGGCCGCGACCGAGGTCGAAGCCGGCTTCACCGGCAGCGCGCAAGCCAAGGCGCTGGAAGCGTTTGGGCACAAGTGGACGGTCAGCCCGGAAGAGATCGGCGCGGCGAACGCCATCGTGTTCAACCCGGACGGCACGGTGACGGCGGTCAGCGAAGGCAAGCGGCATGGCACCGGGACGGCGCTGGTGCAGAAGAAGGGGTACTGA
- a CDS encoding aldehyde dehydrogenase family protein — protein sequence MSKNAEAREYQNFDTLFIDGRWKAGGSKPRPNLNPWTEQPIGEVAQANEADLNAAYDAATRAQPAWAAKLPSERAQVFAKVAQIMDQRREEIIGWIVREAGGTLLKAALEWKSVQGVMLEAASLPYMVEGKILPNDTVGKESRVYRKPVGVVGVISPWNWPFQLSARSVAPAMAVGNAVVLKPASDTPITGGLLFAKMFEEAGLPPGILNVIPGSGGEIGDAFVKHPAPRVISFTGSTPVGRGIGKIAYEAAIIKRLELELGGDSPLVVLADADLDLAVDAAVFGKFLHQGQICMISNRLIVEAPIYDEFVDRYAARVKGLKMNGPDDPETFIGPIINRDQLKSVQETIALARGAGYREMAGGEAQGLLMPPHVFADVEPEGALYRREIFGPVAPVIRAANADEALRIANDTDYGLSSAVFTRDLEKGVRFARSIQAGMAHVNDQPVNDLPFSPFGGEKNSGIGRFNGRWAVEAFTTDQWVTLQHAPRPYPFDARILSPGTSESVGG from the coding sequence ATGAGCAAGAATGCCGAAGCACGCGAATACCAGAATTTCGATACGCTGTTCATCGATGGCCGCTGGAAAGCCGGCGGGTCCAAGCCCAGGCCGAATCTGAACCCCTGGACCGAACAGCCGATCGGCGAGGTCGCCCAGGCCAACGAAGCCGACCTGAACGCCGCCTACGATGCCGCCACCCGCGCCCAGCCCGCATGGGCGGCCAAGCTGCCATCGGAACGTGCACAGGTGTTCGCCAAGGTCGCCCAGATCATGGACCAGCGCCGCGAAGAGATCATCGGCTGGATCGTGCGCGAAGCCGGGGGCACCCTGCTCAAGGCGGCGCTCGAGTGGAAGTCGGTGCAGGGCGTCATGCTCGAGGCGGCGTCGCTGCCGTATATGGTCGAAGGCAAGATCCTGCCCAACGACACCGTCGGCAAGGAAAGCCGCGTCTACCGCAAGCCGGTGGGCGTGGTCGGCGTGATTTCGCCGTGGAACTGGCCGTTCCAGTTGTCGGCCCGTTCGGTGGCGCCGGCCATGGCGGTCGGCAATGCCGTGGTGCTCAAGCCGGCATCGGACACCCCGATCACCGGCGGCCTGCTGTTCGCCAAGATGTTCGAGGAAGCCGGCCTGCCGCCGGGCATCCTGAACGTCATCCCGGGTTCGGGCGGCGAGATCGGCGATGCCTTCGTCAAGCATCCGGCGCCGCGCGTGATTTCGTTCACCGGCTCGACGCCGGTCGGACGGGGGATCGGCAAGATCGCCTACGAGGCCGCGATCATCAAGCGTCTCGAACTGGAGCTCGGCGGCGACAGCCCGCTGGTGGTGCTGGCCGATGCCGACCTTGATCTGGCGGTCGATGCCGCCGTGTTCGGCAAGTTCCTGCACCAGGGCCAGATCTGCATGATCTCGAACCGCCTGATCGTCGAAGCGCCGATCTACGACGAGTTCGTCGACCGCTACGCCGCCCGCGTGAAAGGGCTCAAGATGAATGGTCCGGACGATCCCGAAACCTTCATCGGTCCGATCATCAATCGCGACCAGCTGAAAAGCGTGCAGGAGACGATCGCCCTGGCGCGCGGCGCCGGCTACCGCGAGATGGCCGGCGGCGAGGCGCAGGGACTGCTGATGCCGCCGCACGTCTTCGCCGACGTCGAGCCGGAAGGCGCGCTGTACCGGCGCGAGATCTTCGGGCCGGTCGCGCCGGTGATCCGCGCAGCGAATGCCGACGAGGCGCTGCGCATCGCCAACGACACCGATTACGGCCTGTCCTCGGCGGTGTTCACGCGCGACCTGGAAAAAGGCGTGCGCTTCGCGCGCTCGATCCAGGCCGGCATGGCGCACGTCAACGACCAGCCGGTGAACGACTTGCCGTTCAGCCCCTTCGGTGGCGAGAAGAACAGCGGCATCGGCCGCTTCAACGGCCGTTGGGCGGTCGAGGCCTTCACCACCGACCAGTGGGTCACGCTGCAGCACGCGCCGCGTCCTTATCCGTTCGACGCGCGCATCCTGAGCCCGGGGACGTCGGAAAGCGTGGGCGGCTAA
- a CDS encoding cell division ATP-binding protein FtsE: MIEFQSVSKKYSADALALQDVSLNIGKGELVYLAGPSGAGKSTLMKMVAAIERPTSGRVIVNGQDIGRIKKAGVPFLRRNLGLIFQHQRLLNDRSLLANVMLPLIVTGSPKGQAEGRARAALDKVGLLERAGALPVELSGGEQQRVAIARAIVNRPQIILADEPTANLDRAAADRVLDALRAFHSVGVTCVISTHDDFVLGSSNARVIRLEHGALVADAIGDVAGHAAGGQA; the protein is encoded by the coding sequence ATGATCGAATTCCAGTCCGTCTCGAAAAAGTATTCGGCCGACGCGCTCGCCCTGCAGGATGTCTCGCTGAACATCGGCAAGGGCGAGCTGGTCTACCTGGCCGGCCCGTCCGGCGCCGGCAAGTCCACGCTGATGAAGATGGTGGCCGCGATCGAGCGCCCGACCTCGGGCCGCGTGATCGTCAACGGCCAGGACATCGGCCGCATCAAGAAGGCCGGCGTGCCCTTCCTGCGCCGTAACCTCGGCCTGATCTTCCAGCACCAGCGCCTGCTGAACGACCGCAGCCTGCTGGCCAACGTGATGCTGCCGCTGATCGTCACCGGCTCGCCCAAGGGGCAGGCCGAGGGGCGCGCCCGCGCCGCGCTGGACAAGGTCGGCCTGCTCGAGCGCGCGGGCGCCCTGCCGGTGGAACTGTCGGGCGGCGAGCAGCAGCGCGTGGCGATCGCGCGCGCGATCGTCAACCGTCCGCAGATCATCCTGGCCGACGAGCCGACCGCCAACCTCGACCGCGCCGCGGCCGACCGCGTGCTCGACGCGCTGCGCGCGTTCCACTCGGTCGGCGTGACCTGCGTGATCTCGACCCATGACGACTTCGTACTGGGCTCGTCGAACGCACGCGTGATCCGCCTCGAACATGGGGCGCTGGTGGCCGATGCGATCGGCGACGTCGCCGGCCATGCCGCGGGAGGCCAAGCATGA
- the rpoH gene encoding RNA polymerase sigma factor RpoH has translation MSAQSALVPTGSRALGLGFNGNLGNIDAYISAVNRLPMLTHEEEISLAKRLRDDNDLDAAQKMVMSHLRLVVSIARGYLGYGLPHADLIQEGNIGLMKAVKRFDPNQGVRLVSYAMHWIKAEMHEYILKNWRLVKVATTKAQRKLFFNLRSNKQGLDAMSPQQVDDLAKMLDVKREEVIEMETRLSGRDIALEAPTDDEDDKFSPIAYLSSDQQEPTKVLEAEEVVRLQSEGLETALGKLDPRSRRIVEARWLANDDGSGATLHTLAEEFGVSAERIRQIETAALKKMKTALAAYV, from the coding sequence ATGTCCGCACAATCCGCATTGGTACCTACCGGCAGCCGTGCTCTTGGACTGGGTTTCAACGGCAATCTCGGCAATATCGACGCTTATATCTCCGCGGTGAACCGCCTGCCGATGCTGACCCACGAGGAAGAGATCTCGCTGGCGAAGCGGCTGCGCGACGACAACGATCTGGACGCCGCGCAAAAGATGGTGATGTCCCACCTGCGCCTGGTGGTGTCGATCGCACGCGGCTACCTGGGCTATGGCCTGCCGCACGCCGACCTGATCCAGGAAGGCAACATCGGCCTGATGAAGGCAGTCAAGCGCTTCGACCCGAACCAGGGCGTACGCCTGGTGTCCTACGCGATGCACTGGATCAAGGCCGAGATGCACGAATACATCTTGAAGAACTGGCGTCTGGTCAAGGTCGCGACGACCAAAGCCCAGCGCAAACTGTTCTTCAACCTGCGCAGCAACAAGCAGGGCCTGGACGCTATGTCGCCGCAGCAAGTCGACGACCTGGCCAAGATGCTCGACGTCAAGCGCGAAGAAGTGATCGAGATGGAAACGCGCCTGTCGGGCCGCGACATCGCGCTGGAAGCGCCGACCGACGACGAAGACGACAAGTTCTCGCCGATCGCTTACCTGTCGTCGGACCAGCAGGAACCGACCAAGGTGCTGGAAGCCGAAGAAGTGGTGCGCCTGCAGTCGGAAGGCCTGGAAACGGCCCTGGGCAAGCTGGACCCGCGCTCGCGCCGCATCGTGGAAGCGCGCTGGCTGGCCAACGACGACGGCTCGGGCGCCACGCTGCACACGCTGGCCGAGGAGTTCGGCGTGTCGGCAGAGCGTATCCGCCAGATCGAAACCGCAGCACTGAAAAAGATGAAAACGGCGCTGGCCGCTTACGTCTGA
- the ftsX gene encoding permease-like cell division protein FtsX, with protein sequence MNVWFRQHRFALGAAFGQVRKTPGSFLFNVLVVAVALALPFAGVTLLENVRPLSQELSVDPEISLFMKQDATRDQAQAVDPQLQRILAGSHAKVSFVPREQALENLRAKSGLTDVLETLGDNPLPDSYVMKLDGFANSGADAERVDGLAEQMRALPGVDSVQVDSAWVKRLAALLNVLRMALLLLALTLGVVVIAVVFNTIRLQVLTQREEIAVSKLLGATNDFIHRPFYYTGALLGLCAGAVALGAVTLALRPLNTAIAEFARLYASEFQLAPLPPLGLAALLAISAGLGLAGAMLSVQRHLARLK encoded by the coding sequence ATGAACGTCTGGTTCCGCCAGCATCGCTTCGCCCTCGGCGCGGCCTTCGGCCAGGTGCGCAAGACGCCCGGCAGTTTCCTGTTCAACGTGCTGGTGGTGGCGGTGGCGCTGGCGCTGCCCTTCGCCGGCGTGACCCTGCTGGAGAACGTGCGGCCGCTGTCGCAGGAGCTGTCGGTCGACCCCGAAATCAGCCTGTTCATGAAGCAGGACGCGACGCGCGACCAGGCCCAGGCCGTCGATCCGCAATTGCAGCGGATCCTGGCCGGCAGCCACGCCAAGGTCAGCTTCGTGCCGCGCGAGCAGGCGCTGGAAAACCTGCGCGCCAAGAGCGGCCTGACCGACGTGCTGGAGACGCTGGGCGACAACCCGCTGCCGGACAGCTACGTGATGAAGCTGGACGGCTTCGCCAACAGCGGCGCCGACGCCGAGCGCGTCGACGGCCTGGCCGAGCAGATGCGCGCGCTGCCGGGCGTCGACTCGGTGCAGGTCGACTCGGCCTGGGTCAAGCGCCTGGCGGCGCTGCTGAACGTGCTGCGCATGGCGCTGCTGCTGCTGGCGCTGACGCTGGGCGTGGTGGTGATCGCGGTGGTGTTCAACACGATCCGCCTGCAGGTGCTGACCCAGCGCGAGGAAATCGCCGTGTCGAAGCTGCTGGGCGCGACCAACGACTTCATCCACCGTCCGTTTTACTATACCGGCGCCCTGCTCGGCCTGTGCGCCGGCGCGGTGGCGCTGGGCGCGGTAACGCTCGCGCTGCGTCCGCTCAATACCGCCATCGCCGAATTCGCACGCCTGTACGCGTCCGAGTTCCAGCTGGCGCCGCTGCCGCCGCTCGGCCTGGCCGCCCTGCTGGCGATCAGCGCCGGCCTCGGGCTGGCCGGCGCCATGCTGTCGGTGCAGCGCCACCTGGCGCGGCTGAAGTAA
- the ftsY gene encoding signal recognition particle-docking protein FtsY: MFSFFKKKKPEAETPAQPTPADAAALAPAAPEAEAPAQPGFLQRLFGSNGTPAFAPDDAAAPEAAAQAEAQAAAGAELDAELPAESIGTAYEGQLFPETAERPVNPAEAKRSWMSRLKAGLAKTSNNLSLLFVGARIDEDLYEELEGALLMSDAGMDATQYLLDNLRRKVKEDKLLEPAAVKAALKTLMVDLLRPLEKPLELGRHAPLVMMIAGVNGAGKTTTIGKLAKHMQRFDQSVLLAAGDTFRAAAREQLMVWGQRNNVTVISQASGDPAAVAFDAVQSGKARGVDVVMVDTAGRLPTQLHLMEELKKIKRVIGKGMEDAPHEVLLVIDGNTGQNALAQVKAFDDALQLTGLVITKLDGTAKGGILAAIARTRPVPVYFIGVGEKLDDLQPFSADEFAEALLG, from the coding sequence ATGTTTAGTTTTTTCAAAAAGAAAAAGCCTGAAGCCGAGACCCCGGCGCAGCCGACGCCGGCCGATGCCGCCGCGTTGGCGCCGGCAGCCCCCGAGGCCGAGGCGCCCGCTCAGCCCGGTTTTCTGCAACGCCTGTTCGGCAGCAACGGTACGCCCGCCTTCGCGCCGGACGATGCCGCCGCGCCGGAAGCCGCAGCACAAGCCGAAGCCCAGGCCGCCGCCGGCGCCGAACTCGACGCCGAACTCCCGGCCGAATCGATCGGCACCGCCTACGAAGGCCAGCTGTTCCCCGAAACCGCCGAACGCCCGGTCAATCCGGCCGAAGCCAAGCGCTCCTGGATGTCGCGCCTGAAGGCCGGCCTGGCCAAGACCTCGAACAACCTGTCGCTGCTGTTCGTCGGCGCGCGCATCGACGAAGACCTGTACGAAGAACTCGAAGGCGCCCTGCTGATGTCGGACGCCGGCATGGACGCGACCCAGTACCTGCTCGACAACCTGCGCCGCAAGGTCAAGGAAGACAAGCTGCTCGAGCCGGCCGCGGTCAAGGCCGCCCTCAAGACCCTGATGGTCGACCTGCTGCGCCCGCTGGAAAAGCCGCTGGAGCTGGGCCGCCATGCGCCGCTGGTGATGATGATCGCGGGCGTCAACGGCGCCGGCAAGACCACCACCATCGGCAAGCTGGCCAAGCACATGCAGCGCTTCGATCAGTCGGTGCTGCTGGCCGCCGGCGACACCTTCCGCGCCGCCGCGCGCGAGCAGCTGATGGTCTGGGGCCAGCGCAACAACGTCACGGTGATCTCGCAGGCGTCGGGCGACCCGGCCGCGGTCGCGTTCGACGCGGTCCAGTCGGGCAAGGCGCGCGGCGTCGACGTGGTCATGGTCGATACCGCCGGCCGCCTGCCGACCCAGCTGCACCTGATGGAAGAGCTCAAGAAGATCAAGCGCGTCATCGGCAAGGGCATGGAAGACGCGCCGCACGAAGTCCTGCTGGTCATCGACGGCAACACCGGCCAGAACGCGCTGGCGCAGGTCAAGGCCTTCGACGATGCGCTGCAGCTGACCGGCCTGGTGATCACCAAGCTGGACGGCACCGCCAAGGGCGGCATCCTGGCCGCGATCGCGCGCACCCGTCCGGTGCCGGTGTACTTCATCGGCGTCGGCGAAAAGCTGGACGACCTGCAGCCCTTCAGCGCCGACGAGTTCGCCGAAGCGCTGCTCGGTTAA
- a CDS encoding peptidase domain-containing ABC transporter: protein MKFQASPHLTFWRSNRLPVLLQTEAAECGLACLSMVASYWGHQIDIANMRRRYSVSLKGVTLKSIIAMAQGLSLSTRPLKLDMQHLPDLKLPCVLHWDLNHFVVLKSVSANNAIIHDPAVGERKLLLDDFANHFTGVALELSPTGAFKKQQETAKFSMRSLMGRVAGLRQGLGQILLLGLALQICLLVAPFYLQWIADEALVTSDRDLVTVLGLGFLALVTVQTAIGAVRSWVTTILSTSLNFQWFGNAFTHLMKLPLSYFANRHSGDIVSRFSSIQTIQRGITTQFIEGVIDGVLAVGTLGMMLFYSVKLASVACAAIGLYVLLRWLIFRSLRAATAEQIIHAAKQQTHFLESVRGVQSVRLFDRAEERRAGWMNILADQFNADLHISKLAVSYQTANTFLISAERIIVIWLAALAVLDNQFSVGMLFAFISYKDQFSQRTASLVDKLFEFRMMKLHGERLADILMTEPEQDVQDAEIDMEGITPSIEFRNVSFRYADGEPYVLKQLNLTIPAGQSIAITGHSGCGKTTLMKLLLGLVEPSEGNILIGGIEIGHLGLSNYRKMIGTVMQDDALFSGSVGDNICFFDPSRNQAGIEACAQLASVHADIVMMPMGYNTLIGDIGSGLSGGQMQRVLLARALYRKPKLLVLDEATSHLDIHNEQAVNTAIKQLPLTRIIVAHRPETIAMAQRVIVLHQGAVMQDTVLLKQAPVTA from the coding sequence ATGAAATTTCAAGCTTCGCCTCATCTAACTTTCTGGCGCTCCAATCGTTTGCCAGTATTGCTTCAGACCGAGGCAGCCGAATGCGGCTTGGCCTGTCTCAGCATGGTTGCCAGTTATTGGGGGCACCAAATCGATATTGCCAACATGCGCAGAAGATATTCGGTTTCTCTCAAGGGGGTCACACTAAAAAGTATCATCGCTATGGCGCAGGGCTTATCGCTGAGCACACGTCCGTTGAAGCTGGACATGCAGCATCTACCAGACCTCAAGTTGCCATGCGTCTTGCACTGGGATCTCAACCATTTCGTTGTCTTGAAATCGGTGTCGGCAAATAATGCTATCATCCATGATCCAGCAGTTGGCGAGCGTAAACTTCTGCTGGATGATTTTGCAAATCATTTCACTGGCGTCGCACTTGAGCTATCGCCAACGGGCGCTTTTAAGAAACAACAGGAGACCGCAAAATTTTCCATGCGGTCGCTTATGGGTCGAGTTGCCGGCCTGCGGCAGGGCTTGGGTCAGATTCTGCTTTTAGGTCTGGCGCTGCAGATCTGTCTATTAGTGGCCCCTTTTTACCTGCAATGGATTGCCGACGAAGCCCTAGTGACATCCGACCGCGATCTTGTTACCGTACTCGGACTGGGTTTTTTGGCCTTGGTGACTGTGCAGACGGCAATCGGCGCCGTGCGCTCGTGGGTGACGACTATTTTGTCCACTAGTCTGAACTTTCAGTGGTTCGGAAATGCCTTCACTCACTTAATGAAACTTCCGCTGTCTTACTTCGCAAATCGGCATAGCGGCGATATAGTTTCACGCTTTAGTTCTATCCAGACCATTCAACGTGGAATCACCACGCAATTCATCGAAGGCGTGATAGACGGCGTGTTGGCAGTTGGAACGCTAGGCATGATGCTTTTTTATAGCGTAAAATTGGCGAGTGTCGCCTGTGCTGCGATTGGATTGTACGTCTTATTGCGCTGGTTGATTTTTCGGTCTTTGCGTGCAGCTACTGCCGAGCAGATCATCCATGCGGCTAAGCAACAGACCCACTTCCTTGAATCCGTGCGAGGAGTGCAAAGCGTGCGCCTGTTCGACCGCGCTGAAGAACGGCGTGCTGGCTGGATGAATATCCTCGCCGATCAGTTCAATGCCGATCTGCACATTTCGAAATTGGCAGTTTCATACCAGACAGCAAACACATTTTTGATTAGTGCAGAGCGAATCATCGTCATCTGGCTCGCTGCACTCGCCGTACTGGACAATCAGTTTTCTGTCGGGATGTTATTTGCTTTTATCAGCTATAAAGACCAGTTCAGCCAGCGGACAGCGAGCCTCGTTGATAAGTTGTTTGAGTTTCGCATGATGAAGCTGCACGGCGAGCGCCTCGCAGATATTCTAATGACCGAACCTGAACAGGATGTCCAAGATGCAGAAATCGACATGGAAGGGATTACTCCTTCCATCGAATTCCGAAATGTATCGTTCCGGTACGCCGATGGTGAACCCTACGTGCTCAAGCAGCTCAATCTTACTATTCCGGCTGGACAGTCCATTGCAATCACGGGACATTCAGGTTGTGGCAAAACTACCCTCATGAAGTTGCTGCTGGGATTGGTTGAGCCCAGTGAAGGAAATATCTTGATTGGCGGAATCGAGATCGGACATCTCGGATTGTCGAACTATCGCAAAATGATCGGTACGGTAATGCAGGACGACGCCTTGTTTTCAGGGTCGGTCGGTGACAACATCTGCTTTTTTGACCCGTCCCGCAACCAAGCCGGTATTGAGGCATGCGCCCAGCTTGCTTCAGTACATGCTGATATCGTCATGATGCCAATGGGGTACAACACGCTGATCGGTGATATCGGTTCTGGCTTGTCGGGAGGTCAGATGCAGCGCGTTCTACTTGCGCGAGCACTATATAGAAAACCCAAGCTACTTGTCCTCGATGAAGCAACAAGTCATCTAGACATACACAATGAACAAGCAGTTAACACGGCGATCAAGCAGTTGCCTTTAACCCGCATCATAGTGGCCCATCGGCCCGAAACGATTGCCATGGCTCAGCGCGTTATTGTCTTACACCAAGGCGCAGTGATGCAGGACACCGTTTTGCTAAAGCAGGCTCCGGTTACAGCATGA
- a CDS encoding dienelactone hydrolase family protein → MTRLTSEDFDPEVLKLFDGYVHGRLSRRDFLSRAGRYAVGGASAATLLAQLSPSFAAPVVAPSDARLTTRYQEFPSPQGYGKLRGYLAMPASAKGKLPAILVVHENRGLNPHIEDIARRLALDGFIAFAPDALFPLGGYPGDEDKARELFPKLDQAKTRADFVAAAQLLKTLPQANGKVGVVGFCYGGGIANYLATQLPDLGAAVAFYGMQPAAAEVAHIHAPLQLHDAGKDERILAGWPAYEAALKANHVDYQHFVYADAQHGFNNDTTPRFDEAAAKLAWSRTVAFFKDKLGS, encoded by the coding sequence ATGACGCGCTTGACCTCCGAGGATTTCGATCCCGAAGTCCTGAAACTGTTCGACGGCTACGTCCACGGACGCCTGTCGCGGCGCGACTTCCTGTCCCGCGCCGGCCGCTATGCCGTGGGCGGCGCGAGCGCGGCCACGCTGCTGGCGCAATTGTCGCCGTCGTTCGCCGCGCCGGTGGTGGCGCCGTCGGATGCGCGCTTGACCACGCGTTACCAGGAATTCCCGTCGCCGCAAGGCTACGGCAAGCTGCGCGGCTACCTGGCGATGCCGGCCAGCGCCAAGGGCAAGCTGCCGGCGATCCTGGTGGTGCACGAGAACCGCGGCCTGAACCCGCACATCGAGGACATCGCGCGCCGCCTGGCGCTGGACGGCTTCATCGCGTTCGCGCCGGACGCGCTGTTCCCGCTCGGCGGCTACCCCGGCGACGAGGACAAGGCGCGCGAGCTGTTCCCCAAGCTCGACCAGGCCAAGACGCGCGCCGATTTCGTCGCCGCGGCCCAGCTGCTCAAGACGCTGCCGCAGGCGAATGGCAAGGTCGGGGTGGTGGGCTTTTGCTACGGCGGCGGCATCGCCAACTATCTCGCCACGCAATTGCCGGATCTGGGCGCGGCGGTGGCCTTTTACGGCATGCAGCCGGCAGCGGCCGAGGTGGCGCACATCCACGCGCCGCTGCAGTTGCACGACGCCGGCAAGGACGAGCGCATCCTGGCCGGCTGGCCGGCGTACGAGGCCGCGCTCAAGGCCAACCACGTCGACTACCAGCATTTCGTCTACGCCGACGCGCAGCACGGTTTCAACAACGACACCACCCCGCGCTTCGACGAAGCGGCGGCCAAGCTGGCGTGGAGCCGCACGGTTGCGTTCTTCAAGGACAAGCTGGGCAGCTGA